Below is a genomic region from Acetobacter ghanensis.
GCGCGAAGCGCCAAAGGAAGAGTTGATTGAGCGCGTCAGGCTCGGCTTCCACTGCCCGTTTTCATTGTTGGGAATTGTTCAGGCCCGCTTGCCGGAATGGGGCGTAGAAGCGGAACATCCTGTTTTTGATGAAAATGGTGCACAGTTCCAACTGCTGCTACCGCAGGCACTTCAAGACGATGTGTGCCGCAAGATAACCGACCTGACCAGCGGTCAGGCCGATATACGTCTGATTGATTAACCCAAGATGGTCCAACCAGAGCCTAGCGGGGCGTAACCCAGCCGTTACCCGTAGAATCCCCCACTTGCCCGGTGCCAAATGGGCCAGAGCTCTGGTAAGCGGACCCATAGCGGGACAGGTCAGACCCTGTTACCGAATCCCTGTGCACCTTGGCCAGATGGTCCGGGTCATCCCCATGCTGGAATTCCATGGACGGGGCATCCTGATACCCCGGAGGCAGGCTCCGGTGCCCGTGTACGGTTTTTGATTCGGTCGATTTGGCCGAAGACCCCGTATCCATTGCGCCGCTCCCTTCGGAAAAGGAAACATCGTCATTGGGGGACATCAAAGGGTCCGCGTGGGCAACACCTGCTGCACCCATAAGGCTTGCGCCCATCAGAAGGCCGGACATTACGTTTACAAACGGTCTACGCAGCTGCGCCATTGCGCGTTACCCCGCAAGAAAAAAAGAAAAACACCCCGTTCTGGCCATTACACAAAACAGCCTTGCGGGTTTGATTACCGGCAACCCTTATCACACCAAAAGTGCAAAAATCCAAATTCTCTGGCCGATAGTGGAGCGGATGCCACACCATAGGCCAGAACATGGCTTGAGCCAGCAAACGCTATTTGCGTAATTTCTGCATTTTAGACATAAAGGCAGCCGCCTTTGGCAAATCAATGCCCAAGAGAGATTGTTTTTATCATTCTGCTTACCATTTGTGTGTAATCAGCCCAACTGAACAGGAACGCGTTATGAGTGCCACGCTCACCCAGCCCAACCCGACGTCTGAGACCTGGATGCCGGATAGCTGGCGTTCGTTTCCTTTCAAACAGATCCCCACCTACCCGGACGCCGCAGCACTCAAGGGTGTTGAAGACCGGCTGAGCAGCTACCCGCCGCTGGTCTTTGCCGGGGAGGTGCGCCGCCTGCGCAACCATCTGGCACAGGCTGCACAGGGCAAGGCCTTTGTCCTGCAGGGCGGCCCGTGCGCTGAAAGCTTTGGCGAGTTCAAGGCCGACATCGTGCGCGACACGTTCCGTGTTCTGCTGCAAATGGCTGTTGTGCTCACATTTGGCGCCAAAGTGCCGGTTATCAAGCTGGGCCGCATGGCTGGCCAGTTTGCCAAACCGCGCTCTTCCGACATGGAAACAGTGGACGGCGTAAGCCTGCCTTCCTACCGGGGGGACATCATCAACGGGCCGGAATTCACCCCCGAAGCCCGTATTCCTGACCCGGCCCGGATGGAAACAGGGTACTTCCAGTCCACTGGAATCCAGAACCTGCTGCGTGCCTTCTCCCGCGGGGGGTATGCCAACCTGCACGAGGTGCACCGCTGGAACCTTGGCTTTGTGGAACGCTCCCCGCTGGCCAACCGTTACCGCACCATGGCCGAACGCATTGGCGAAACACTCGCCTTCATGCAGGCCTGCGGGATTGATGCCGCTTCTTCCGCGCAGGTGGACGAAACCGAGTTCTACACCTCGCACGAGGCCCTGCTGCTGCCTTACGAGCAGGCTCTGACCCGCGTCGATTCCACATCGGGCGAATGGTATGACTGCTCCGCCCATTTCGTCTGGATCGGGGACCGTACCCGCCAGCCCGATGGCGCGCATGTGGAATTCCTGCGTGGGGTACGGAACCCCATTGGCATCAAGGTTGGCCCCACCACCAGCGTGGAAGATATTAAACGCCTGACCACCATCCTGAACCCCCAGAACGAGGCAGGCCGCATTACCCTGATCTCACGCATGGGGGCGCAGAAAATCGAACAGTTCCTGCCGCCGCTCATGCGCGCAGTCAAGGAAACGGGGCAGCTTGTGACGTGGATCAGCGACCCGATGCACGGCAACACCATTTCGACCGAGAACAAGGTCAAAACCCGTTCGTTCGATGCGGTCATGCAGGAAGTCAAAGGCTTCTTTGCCGTGTGTGCTGCCGAAGGCGTGCCCGCCGGTGGTGTGCATCTGGAAATGACAGGCCAGAACGTAACGGAATGCGTTGGTGGCGCCCAGCGCCTGACCGAAGCAGACCTTGGTGATCGTTACGAAACCTTCTGCGACCCGCGCCTGAACGCCGAGCAGTCTTTGGAACTGGCGTTCCTGATCGCGGAGGAGCTGACCGGCCGTAATTAAGGCCGCGCCGCTCTTTGCCTGATCACAGAAGCGGGGGTGGTCTTTACGCCACCCTCCATCACACCCATCATCTGTGTAGTGTATTTGGCAGAAAAGAGCATTTCAGCAATGACGCAATTTCCCCTTGGCGAAGCGGCTCCCGGTGTTACCGCTGCAAAGGCTTCCGCCGCCTTGCCTGATTCCGAAATTCAGGCCCGGACGGATTCCTACTTCAACCGGACGCGGCAGATTGTCGGCCACTTTGGGGATTGCGAGGTTACTTACGCCTTCTTTTTACGCTGCCCTGTTATTTCCGCCCCCGGCATTATGCTGGAATGGCTGAAAAATGTTATGGCCGCGCGGAATTGTGACTACTCGGTTGATGTCCTCCACCCGGAAGGGGAATGGGTCGGGGCTGGCGAGCCGCTTGTTTACATTACGGGGTCGTTCCTGCATCTGGCTGACCTGGAAACACTTCTTCTCCAAAAACTGGGCAGTTCCTGCGTTGCTGCCCTGCGCGCCTACCAGATGGCGCTCTCCCTACCCCAAACCCGTTTTCTGGCTATGGATGCGCGCCACTGCGCTGGTTACGAAATGCAGGAGCTTATGGCCTACGCAGCCTCCATTGGCGGCCGCGCTGCCCAAAAAGACGGTGCTGTAGGCTTTGTTGGCACCGCGAATGATGCCGTGTCCGGCTTTTTTGACACCACGCACGGTGCAGGCACCATGCCCCACGCCCTTATTGGCTATGCGGGCTCAACCGTGCGGGCGGCGGAAATGTTCCACGAGACATTCCCACATTCGGACCTTGTCGTGCTGGTGGACTACTTCGGGCAGGAAATTACGGACGCACTGGCCGTCTGCCAACAGTTTGAGGATCTGGCACAGGCGGGGCGCATTGCCGTGCGGCTGGATACGCATGGCGGGCGGTTTATGGAGGGGTTAAACCCGCAGGAATCCTACGCCGTGGTCAACCGCCACGCCCCGGAGGCCCTGCGCCGTTACCGCTCGGACAGGGAACTGCGCTACCTAATTGGCACCGGCGTTTCTGCCGCATCCATCTGGAAAATGCGTGAAGCACTGGATGAAGCCGGGTTTGACAAGGTGCGAATTATTGCCTCCTCCGGCTTTGGGGTGACCAAATGCGCCTGCATGGCCGATGCACACGCCCCCATAGATGTTGTTGGCACCGGGTCGTTCATTCCCGAAATATGGAACGAAACCTACGCCACAGCCGATATCATCTCTTACAATGGTGTTGAGCGGGTTAAAATTGGGCGCGAATTCCTGTTTGCCTCCGCCCGCAACCGAAAAGACAGCAAGGAAAATCCATGAGCGAAACCGAAGCCCCTCAGGAGCAGGGCTGGAAAGTCCGTATTCTGGACCTGTCCGGCGGTGCCGAAGATAATATTGTGGAAGAAGTTGGCGTTTTTCATGATCTTGCACACGCCAACGCCTTTGCCCGCGCCTATGTGCGCGACAGTGTGGAACGCTGCCGCACGCCCGGCGCCTCCGCCAAGGATGTGCTGAGCGTATGGATGAGCTTTGGCGAGGACGCTGTGGTGATTGATGCGCAGGAAGATGGCTGGCACTCGGCCAACGAACTGGATGACTTTACCGCAACCCCCGCTACCCCCATGGAGCGGGACTGGCGCACACTGGACCCTCGCCGCCTGATAGATGCTGAGGAAATCAGCCTAACCGCGGATGACAGTGATGAAGAAGACGCGGGTGATGAACCGTTCGACCCCGGCCTGCATAACCTGCATTAAGCACGCCACTCCACTGGCAGAGGCGTAAAACCCTACATGGCGTAACGGTTCTGCCTCTGCTTTCTGTTCTCTTCGTGCTAGCCTTTCCAGCCCATTCACGGCATAAGCCTCTGTTATGAAACTCCGCTTTGCGCCCAGCCCTACCGGCCTTCTCCATGTGGGCAATGCCCGCCTTGCCCTTGCCAACGCCCTGTTTGCCCGCCGCAATGGGGGCAAATTCCAACTGCGTATTGATGATACGGATACCGGTCGCTCCCGCGAGGAACTGGTAACGGCCATCCAGCAGGATCTGGAATGGATGGGCATTACGTGGGACGAGACCTTCCGCCAGACTCAGCGGCTGGACCGCTATGCCGCCGCCATTGAAAAGCTGAAGGCATCCGGCCACCTGTACCCCTGCTTTGAAAGCGAGCAGGAACTGGCCGCCAAGCGCGAAACCCAGATCCGCCAGCGCCGCGCCCCCGTGTATGACCGCGCCATGCTCAAAATGACCGAGCAGCAGCGCGCACAGGCCGAGGCTAACGGCAAGGTGCCTTACTGGCGCTTCAAACTCTCGGGCCGCATTGTGCGCTGGCGCGACCTTGTTATGGGGGATTGTCAGGTCAAGCTGCCATCCGTATCCGACCCTGTGCTGGTCAGGACCGACGGCACGGTGCTGTACACGCTGGCCTCGGTTGTGGATGATCTGGAAACAGGGATCAGCCACATTATCCGTGGGGAAGACCACGTAACCAACACGGGCGTGCAGATTGACATTGCCGAGGCTCTGGGCGCGCGCCCCGACCACTTCCGCTTTGCCCACCTGCCCCTGCTGCTGGACGAAAACGGCGGCAAGCTCTCCAAACGGTTTGATGCCTGCTCCCTGCGTACCCTGCGGCAGGATGGGGTAGAGGCGGAAGCCCTGATCTCCTACCTTGCGCGCCTTGGCAGCTCGGACGACCCGGCCTTGATGCCGTTTGATGCGCTGGCGCAGAGCTATGACCTGTCGCACATTTCGCGCTCCGCGGCTCGGTTTGATACACGCCAGTTGCTGGCCATGAACCACCGCCACCTTGCCCAGCTTCCCTTTGCTGCCGTAGCCGACAGATTGCCAAAAGGCGCAACAGAAGCCTTCTGG
It encodes:
- a CDS encoding beta/alpha barrel domain-containing protein; the protein is MTQFPLGEAAPGVTAAKASAALPDSEIQARTDSYFNRTRQIVGHFGDCEVTYAFFLRCPVISAPGIMLEWLKNVMAARNCDYSVDVLHPEGEWVGAGEPLVYITGSFLHLADLETLLLQKLGSSCVAALRAYQMALSLPQTRFLAMDARHCAGYEMQELMAYAASIGGRAAQKDGAVGFVGTANDAVSGFFDTTHGAGTMPHALIGYAGSTVRAAEMFHETFPHSDLVVLVDYFGQEITDALAVCQQFEDLAQAGRIAVRLDTHGGRFMEGLNPQESYAVVNRHAPEALRRYRSDRELRYLIGTGVSAASIWKMREALDEAGFDKVRIIASSGFGVTKCACMADAHAPIDVVGTGSFIPEIWNETYATADIISYNGVERVKIGREFLFASARNRKDSKENP
- the gltX gene encoding glutamate--tRNA ligase, translated to MKLRFAPSPTGLLHVGNARLALANALFARRNGGKFQLRIDDTDTGRSREELVTAIQQDLEWMGITWDETFRQTQRLDRYAAAIEKLKASGHLYPCFESEQELAAKRETQIRQRRAPVYDRAMLKMTEQQRAQAEANGKVPYWRFKLSGRIVRWRDLVMGDCQVKLPSVSDPVLVRTDGTVLYTLASVVDDLETGISHIIRGEDHVTNTGVQIDIAEALGARPDHFRFAHLPLLLDENGGKLSKRFDACSLRTLRQDGVEAEALISYLARLGSSDDPALMPFDALAQSYDLSHISRSAARFDTRQLLAMNHRHLAQLPFAAVADRLPKGATEAFWLAIRSNIDLLSEAKLWFQVVTGDIIPPVQEEDETFLKEAADLLPAEPWDVGTWKAWTTAIKDKTGRSGKALFHPLRVALTGEEHGPELRDLLPLIGRKRTLARLLPSHA
- a CDS encoding class II 3-deoxy-7-phosphoheptulonate synthase, producing the protein MSATLTQPNPTSETWMPDSWRSFPFKQIPTYPDAAALKGVEDRLSSYPPLVFAGEVRRLRNHLAQAAQGKAFVLQGGPCAESFGEFKADIVRDTFRVLLQMAVVLTFGAKVPVIKLGRMAGQFAKPRSSDMETVDGVSLPSYRGDIINGPEFTPEARIPDPARMETGYFQSTGIQNLLRAFSRGGYANLHEVHRWNLGFVERSPLANRYRTMAERIGETLAFMQACGIDAASSAQVDETEFYTSHEALLLPYEQALTRVDSTSGEWYDCSAHFVWIGDRTRQPDGAHVEFLRGVRNPIGIKVGPTTSVEDIKRLTTILNPQNEAGRITLISRMGAQKIEQFLPPLMRAVKETGQLVTWISDPMHGNTISTENKVKTRSFDAVMQEVKGFFAVCAAEGVPAGGVHLEMTGQNVTECVGGAQRLTEADLGDRYETFCDPRLNAEQSLELAFLIAEELTGRN